From the Deltaproteobacteria bacterium genome, the window ATGCCCCCTTCCGTCATTGTCCGAAAGGGGAAACAGGTGCCGGACAGTTTTTTTGTCCGGCACCCCGGACGATGATTAGAAGTCATACTTCATGTTCATATAGAAGCCCGTATTCACATTTCGGTTCACAACATTACCGAAATTAACCACTGCCCCCGTAATTGAAAGCCCTTTGGTCGGAAAATAGGCAATAAAAAAATCGGTCCAGTTGTCTTCCCGGAAGGACCCGATCCCGGGGACGCTCTTGTACTCGTTCGGTTTGCCCCGAAACTCAAAACCGACGGCCACGTTTGCTTCCGGAAACACTGCAAGTGAAGCTTCCGGTTCAATGTTTCCGTCCTTACTGAACCCGAGATAACCGGTCTGAACCGCCTTTGTGTAACGGCTCCCCACGTTAATAAGAACCGGCATCTTCCACCCTTTGTAGAGCTTGGTCACTGAAAGGCAGTAATCTACCCCGGAAGCGTGATCCAGACCGGCGGCCGTAAAGGCGCCTCCTCCATTTTTGTCTGCATGATCCACGTCCTGATTCTTTTTATATTCTACGGACACTGAAACAGCCGGAAGATTTTCGGTCTCTTTGAGCAGAAGGAGTTTGGCGTGATAGGTATCCATGGTTAACTCATCAATGCCGATATTTAAACCGTTTCCCCCAAGGAGGTTGGTCGTGTCAAAGATCGTCCGGGCAAAACCTAACTCCAAACGGTCGGTGATGGTCTCATTGAAATGATAAACATTCACGTTAAAATTTTGTGGAAAAATATATGTGGCACCCACCGTCGGTCGGCCGAAGGTCTTACCTTCTACCGGAGGGTTAGTCAGGTAGGCCCAGGGGATCAGACCTCCGCCTCCTTCTCCTTCAATATTGACAACCGGCGGACCGGCAATCGCACTTGCAGACAACAAAAAAACAAAGAGTAGAACCAGAGAAAGCAAATGAATCACTCTTTTCATGATGAATGCCCTCCTTTACGGATGATTATTGCATCTTTCGCTCTTTTTCACTCATGAGGTACTGCCTTCGGAATTACATCAAACCGTCAAGAACCCTTGCAAGAGTTGACCCCCGCCTGCATGTTCCGTATGCCATCACCTCCTTTCCTGCAGGGCTAATCCCGGATTTGTGTAGACCGGTTGAATATATATAACATGCATGGAAAATCGCTGTTGCAGGAGAGGCTTCAAAAACGTTTTACTAACCCCGCTATCTCTGGACAATCCGTCGGAGAGTAATAAATGGAAAGTTATAGTTGTCAAACTCTGCCTTCTTCGATATTTTTCTTTTAATCTCTAATCTGTGCACATAATGTGCCAAAGTGTTCAATCCACTAAAATAATTGGTTACGTGATCCTGTTTGTACATATTGCGACAACCGGGAGGATTGCAGGTCGGCCTCGTCAAGGCCCGAGATTGGGGTATACCCCCTGTGGGTACGGTGCAGGAAGCACAACGAAGGTCGACCGCCTGAGACACTCAAATGTCACCGTATTCACAGATAGGGCTACCTGATATACGAATATCCGGGATGGAGAAAGACCGAAGTGTCTTAAATATCTCAAAAATGGAACACATTCTGGAACATTGAGACACTTCACTTAGAGAAATAAGTGTGGAGATATCTGTATAGTGTGGACCTTGAAATGCCCAACATGGCGGCGGCCTGTTTTTTGTTTCCTCCCGTACTCACCAGTGCGTCTCTTACCGTTTCCAGGGTGAGGGCAAGAGGTTTTCTTCCTCGCTGCCTGTCGGATGGGTGACCGATTTGGATTGTACGGCTTTTGGCCCTCAAGAGGCTTGCTGGAAGATGTTCCGGAGAAATCACTTTTGATTTGCACCGAATCAGGGCATGCTGTATAGTATTTTGGAGTTCTCTTACGTTCCCCGGCCAGTCATAGTCTCTGAGTATTGCCATTGCATCTAAGCCGAGAATGACCTCTTCCGGTTTACTCCCTCTTGATTGGAGTGACTCTTTCAGACAATGCGTGGCAAGCAGGGGAATGTCTCCTTTACGATCTCTAAGTGGCGGTACATATATCGGCAATACGCAAATCCTGTAATAAAGGTCTTCTCTGAACTCTCCTTGATTTACTGCCTTGTCCAGATCTTTATTGGTTGCAGCAATAATTCTCACATCCGTACGGACGGTTTTTTCACCACCAACACGCTCGAAATGGCCGTTCTGTAGTACTCTGAGAAGTTTCACCTGCATAGGAAGTGGCAGGTCCCCTATCTCGTCAAGAAAGAGTGTTCCACCATCAGCAAGCTCGAAACGCCCTTTTTTCTCCCTGACCGCTCCTGTAAACGCTCCTTTCACATGTCCAAAGAGTTCGCTTTCAATGAGTTGCTCTGGAATGGCGCCACAATTCACAGGAACAAACATACGATCTTTCCTGGAACTTAGATGGTGTATGAGTGATGCAACAAGCTCTTTTCCTGTTCCTGATTCCCCAAGAATCAGCACAGGAACATTGCTTTCTGCAACATCCTCTATGAGAGCAAAGAGATCCTGCATCAGAGGATCTCTGCCAACAATGCCATGGAAGGTGGTCGTTGTTTCCAAAAACTTTCTAAGACTCAGTTCCTCTGTAATGTCTCTGAAGGCTGCTACTACACCAATGGGGTTTGAGTCTTGCCCTTCTATGGGGAAAATGTTCATGGTAATCGTACGTTCTTGACCATCTTCGGAGATCAGAGAAACTGAATACTCTTTCGATTGCTCTTGAATTTCCATATTCCCAAGTTTGCAAAACGAGCAATTCTCTCCACAGAATTTTCCTGGAAAAACTTCATGACAGTCCTTTCCAAGGACCTCTTCTCTGCGATAACCGGTCATGCGTTCAGCTGCTTTGTTAAAGAGAAAGAGCCGCCTTTTCAGATCATGGGCAAGAATGCCTTCATGAAGACTCTCAAGAACAAGATCTCCCTCTCTTTTGTGGGTAACAAGTGTATCTAAGTAGCCATGTGATAAGAGTTCTTCCGTCCGGATGATGATTTTCTCCCATTCCTTTTGTCCATTCTGCCCAGAACCGCAAAATGGCCAGATGAGCATGGGAGGATTTCCGGGAAGCCTTGCACATAAATCTTGTCCATATGGACCACAAAGGCATACCACAAGATCAAAGAGGTGAAACTCTATTTCATCGAGAGGGGTTAAAGAGGGAACCTGTCCAAGTGAATGTTGCACAAAAAAAGCCATGAGCTTTTCCGGAGCTTTAATGGACTGATCGGAAGCTGCAATTGCAACCAAAGACTCTTTCAGCATCACCGTGGCTTTCGCTGCGGCAACCAAAGATGCTTCCGGAGTATTGTTGCTTGAAAAAAGAACTTTGACTTTTTTCATGACTTAAAAAATCCAAGGCCAGCCACATTTATTTGTCTATCAGGGCTGAACTTTATGGTCTCCTTTCAGAGGACGGCAGCCTGTCTGTATGGAACGTCCGGACAGATCCTTCCGGTGCGTCACAATATTTGAACACCTCAAAATGTATGAAGTCGTAAAAAGTCTAAGATTATCTTCCAAAGAGAATCCCGCTTGCGGGATAAACAAGCTTCTTACGAAGTCATCAACTTTGGCTAAATGAATTGTTGCCTTATTGGTCCTCATCCTCATCAAACATTCGATGCTTCGCTCTCTCCGTATCTTCATACTGGCCGCTTTTGACCGTCCAGAGAAAGAAGAGCCATACGCCGATCCCGACGCAGAGGCTGAGAAATACAAGGAGAAGAATGCTCCACATGATTATTGCTCCTTCAGCCGGAGAGAGTTTCCGGCTACACAGAGAGAACTGACCACCATGGCCAAGGCCGAAAGAATCGGATGGAGCAGACCGGCCACAGCAACAGGGAGGGCTGCAAGGTTATAGAAAAAAGCCCAGAAGAGGTTCTGGCGAATCACGGCGAGGGTTTTCTTTGCAAGGCGGAAGGCTTCGGGGAGAAGTGTAAGATCACTTCGCATGAGGATCAGATCGGCCGTATCGAGGGCGATATCGGTACCGTCCCCCATGGCAATCCCCACGTCGGCCGTGGCAAGTGCCGGTGCGTCGTTAATCCCATCCCCCACCATGGCAACCTTTTGCCCCTTACTCTGGAGCCACCTGATGCGCTCCGCTTTATCGACAGGTGAGAGACAGGCCCGGACCTTTTCGATTCCGGCTCCGGCCGCCACTGCTTGAGCGGTTCCTGCTTCATCACCCGTCACCATCTCCAGATCAAAACCGGCACGAAGAAGCGTTTGCACCACGCTCTTCGATTCCTCCCGCAGTGGGTCGTGGATTGAGACCGCACCTTTGACCTTTCCTTCTTCGCCAAGATAGATGACGGTCGCTCCCGCCTCAACTTCCTCCATAACTTTAGTGCTCCAAGTACCGTTAAATAGGACACCTTCGCCCTCCAGAAAAGAACGACTTCCCAAGAGGAAGAATATGCCTTCTACTTCACCCGCAACCCCCATCCCCGGAAAGGCCCGGAAGTGCCGTACAGCCACCGGGCTATGCTTTTCTCCATGGAAGGCCCGTGCAAGGGAATGTTCCGATGAAGACTCCAGCAACCGGGCGATCCGTATCACATCTTCTGGATTCCGTCCATACCCTTCGACGTGACCGAGGGATGGTCGGCCCGCCGTTAACGTCCCGGTTTTATCGAATAGCACTGTGTCGACCTTCTGGAGCCGCTCCAAGACGTCGCCTCCCTTGATTAGAATTCCCTTACCCGACGCCGTCATCGTCCCCATGAGAAGAGCAAGGGGGGTGGCAAGTCCCAAGGCACAGGGGCAGGCGACCACAAGTACCGATATGCCGTTCATCAGCGCAACAGAAAGGGGTGTTCCCATAAAGAGTCGGAACATACAGGTGAAAATGCTGAGAGAAAAGACGGCCGGGACGAAGATCCCAACCACCCGGTCGGCCATCCGCTGGACCGGGGCTCGGCGAAGCTGAGCTCCTTCAACGATCCCGATAATTTGCCCTAATAGAGTTCGTTCGCCCCGGCGTAGAACGGAAAAACGAATTGTCCCGTTTCCGTTCCGGGTCCCGCAGAAGACATCTGTCCCGGTCTTCTTGAATACCGGAAGGGCTTCTCCCGTCAACATCGACTCGTCCACCCCGGACTGTCCGGCAATAACCCTTCCATCAAAAGGGAACTTTTCCCCAGGGCGGACCTCCACAATCTCTCCCTCCTCGACCGACGCAGTGGCCACTTGCTCCACTTTCCCCTCTTTTGTTACTCGCCGGGCCATTTTGGGAGAAAGAGAAAGGAGGCGGGTCATCGCTTCGGAGGCACGCCGCTTCGCCCCGGCCTCGATAAACCGCCCCAGCAGGATAAGAGTGATGATCATGGCTGCTGTATCAAAATAGACTTCGCCCCCTTGGGGGATCTGGAATAGACTATAGAAGAAGGCCGTACCAGACCCCATGGCCACGAGGACATCCATGTTCCATGCCCCACGGAAAAACCCCCGCACGGCCCCCTGAAAAATCGGTCCTCCAGAATAGAAGAGTACCGGCGCTGCAAGAAGTGCCGCAATCATGGAAAAGAGCATCTTGAAGCTCGGATCTATTCCCTGGAAGTAACCGGCATAGAGGGCGGTGCTATACATGAACAACTGCATGGAGAAGAAGAAAGCCGTTCCTAAACGGATTAGATCCTCTCTGGCGTGCTCCCTCTCCTCGGAGAGGCGGTCGGCAGACAGATTGGGACGGGGCCGGTAACCGAGAGCCCGGATCTTCTCCAAAATTTCGGTAAGTTTAACCCGTTCCGGATCCCATTGAATTCTGGCATGATGAGAAACATAATTGATCTCGGCGGAAAGGACTCCGGGTGTCTTCGAGAGGATACGTTCATTGAGCCAAACACAGGAAGCACAGCGGATCCCTTCGATGGCGAGATCAATGACGTTTTCTTCACCAACATGGCGGACATTCTCCTCGAGAAGGGAGAGTTCCAGCGGATCCGCAGACGGAGGACCGGGCAGCCATCCCCGCCGGTTCGAGTAAAAATCATCCAGTCCCTCGGAGTGGATCAACCGATAGATGCCAAGACAGCCGTGACAGCAAAAGACCTTCCGCTCGCCATCGAAAACCTCGAAGAGGGCGTCCTTCTCCGCAACGGGGAGAAGGCAGTGATCACATGCACGGAGAGACATGGAACCCCCGCCAGAGAAAAAGGATCCCCATGAGGATCACCATCACGCCGCCAGCCCGGTAGGCCCATCCACGGAGACGCTGTCCGACATGTCCCACCAGCACTCCGAATACGAGAAGGGAGGGAAGAGTCCCGGCACCGAAGGCGAACATGATAAAGGCACCGGAGACCGGATTTCCCGTGGCCGCCGCCGCCATGAACATCGAATAGGAAAGTCCGCAGGGGAGAAGCCCAAAGAGTGCTCCCAAAAAGAAGAAGCGAAGAAGGAAAGATCTCGTTGCAGTCTTCCCAGCGGCTGCGAGAATATATTGATTCTTCTTTTCAAACCACCGATAGAGCCCGGAACCGCGGAGGATTCCGACTCCCATAAAGAGAACGAACAACCCGGCGAAAAGGTCGACAGCATTCTGGAGACCGGTCAGTTTCCCCGCCACGTTCAGGAAGGAGCCGGTGAGTCCCATGAGGGCACCAACCCCGGCATAGGTCGCAAGCCTTCCCCCATGATAGAGAAGCTGCGGGATGAATCCTCCGGATCCTGTGCCCCCCCCCTCCTCTCGGCGGAAGGCAAAGGCACCCACCAAGGGACCGCACATTCCGATACAGTGGCCGAAACCACCCAGCAATCCGGTGCTCAGCGCCAGAAGATACCCTGTGTTCATGAGGCCGCCTCGAAAAAAAAGCAGACCGACTCTTCCCGCTCACCGATCCGGATCCCGATCTTGGCACCCCATTTCTTTTTACCCATTATACATCGCGGGAGAACCCCCTCCCCTACATAGAGACCTGTCCCTACCTTTTTCAGAGAAGGACGGTTCGGTCCCATGAACATGCCTGGCATGAAGAGGGAAAGAGTCACTCCCTCCACTCTGGAGAGCTGCTCGTTACCGAGCAGCCGGATCGTAAAACGGAGGGGTTTCATCATCACCGGCGGTGCGGGCTCCACATCGAGCTGGACCTTGATTCCTCCCGTACCGGCAATCCCCACGCAGAGGTGATCAAAAAAGTTGCAGGAGATATCTTCCACCCGTCCGTCCTCCTGTTTCGGCTCTCCGTTTTCCCGTGCAAAAATTTCATGCGAAAGAGTCTGCTTTCCCTGCGGTGTTTCAATGGTGGCCCCGACAATCCAGTGACCCGGCAGTGGCAGATCGAGATTGGCCACGATCCCCCCCCCGGCCGGGTTCCTCTCGAAAGGAAGGTTCCTGTCATAGCGGGATGTCGCCGGGCGGCTCAGGTGAAGCATGATCACGGCACTGCTGTGATCCACCCCCTGACGGTCCTTGACGGAGAGGAGTGCCCGGTTCTTCCCCGTATCGAACCGACTTCCATCCACCATCAGCCGCCACCCCAGGGATCGAGCGGCCATGCGGTCGGCATCCCAACGGATTCCATCGGCATAGGGTGAATCCGTCACCGTTCCGTCAAAGCTCCTGATTCCAACAACGATGGATACGGAAACTGAGGTCAGAACAAGAATTGTAACAAAAACAAGGAGTATCTTCATGGTGCCTCCGCCTTCCGGAAAGGGACCCCCTTTTCAATTCGGATAGAAAAGGGATCCGACTGCAGGACAAGATGAACGGAAAAACCGGCATGGTAACCGGCGATCGAAAGGAAAAGGGGAATCCGCAAAGTTCCTCGTTCGGGTACGGATATCGGTCCGGCAGGTTTCAACCGGACGGACCTCCCCTCGGCCAAGACCTTGATTTTGAGCGGAACCGACCTCCGTAGCCGATTCCGGATGGTCAGGTCAAATGCATTTACCGTCCAACCAGTCGCCGTTCGGCGGGGAGGAAACCCACTCTTCGCCATCAGGGTCACTTCGAGGGGAGGGCGGTTCAAGATCATAAAAAGGACCAGAATCAGAAAAAAACACGTGAGAAC encodes:
- a CDS encoding DUF3034 family protein yields the protein MKRVIHLLSLVLLFVFLLSASAIAGPPVVNIEGEGGGGLIPWAYLTNPPVEGKTFGRPTVGATYIFPQNFNVNVYHFNETITDRLELGFARTIFDTTNLLGGNGLNIGIDELTMDTYHAKLLLLKETENLPAVSVSVEYKKNQDVDHADKNGGGAFTAAGLDHASGVDYCLSVTKLYKGWKMPVLINVGSRYTKAVQTGYLGFSKDGNIEPEASLAVFPEANVAVGFEFRGKPNEYKSVPGIGSFREDNWTDFFIAYFPTKGLSITGAVVNFGNVVNRNVNTGFYMNMKYDF
- a CDS encoding PAS domain S-box protein, which gives rise to MLIWPFCGSGQNGQKEWEKIIIRTEELLSHGYLDTLVTHKREGDLVLESLHEGILAHDLKRRLFLFNKAAERMTGYRREEVLGKDCHEVFPGKFCGENCSFCKLGNMEIQEQSKEYSVSLISEDGQERTITMNIFPIEGQDSNPIGVVAAFRDITEELSLRKFLETTTTFHGIVGRDPLMQDLFALIEDVAESNVPVLILGESGTGKELVASLIHHLSSRKDRMFVPVNCGAIPEQLIESELFGHVKGAFTGAVREKKGRFELADGGTLFLDEIGDLPLPMQVKLLRVLQNGHFERVGGEKTVRTDVRIIAATNKDLDKAVNQGEFREDLYYRICVLPIYVPPLRDRKGDIPLLATHCLKESLQSRGSKPEEVILGLDAMAILRDYDWPGNVRELQNTIQHALIRCKSKVISPEHLPASLLRAKSRTIQIGHPSDRQRGRKPLALTLETVRDALVSTGGNKKQAAAMLGISRSTLYRYLHTYFSK
- the ccoS gene encoding cbb3-type cytochrome oxidase assembly protein CcoS, with amino-acid sequence MMWSILLLVFLSLCVGIGVWLFFLWTVKSGQYEDTERAKHRMFDEDEDQ
- a CDS encoding heavy metal translocating P-type ATPase; its protein translation is MSLRACDHCLLPVAEKDALFEVFDGERKVFCCHGCLGIYRLIHSEGLDDFYSNRRGWLPGPPSADPLELSLLEENVRHVGEENVIDLAIEGIRCASCVWLNERILSKTPGVLSAEINYVSHHARIQWDPERVKLTEILEKIRALGYRPRPNLSADRLSEEREHAREDLIRLGTAFFFSMQLFMYSTALYAGYFQGIDPSFKMLFSMIAALLAAPVLFYSGGPIFQGAVRGFFRGAWNMDVLVAMGSGTAFFYSLFQIPQGGEVYFDTAAMIITLILLGRFIEAGAKRRASEAMTRLLSLSPKMARRVTKEGKVEQVATASVEEGEIVEVRPGEKFPFDGRVIAGQSGVDESMLTGEALPVFKKTGTDVFCGTRNGNGTIRFSVLRRGERTLLGQIIGIVEGAQLRRAPVQRMADRVVGIFVPAVFSLSIFTCMFRLFMGTPLSVALMNGISVLVVACPCALGLATPLALLMGTMTASGKGILIKGGDVLERLQKVDTVLFDKTGTLTAGRPSLGHVEGYGRNPEDVIRIARLLESSSEHSLARAFHGEKHSPVAVRHFRAFPGMGVAGEVEGIFFLLGSRSFLEGEGVLFNGTWSTKVMEEVEAGATVIYLGEEGKVKGAVSIHDPLREESKSVVQTLLRAGFDLEMVTGDEAGTAQAVAAGAGIEKVRACLSPVDKAERIRWLQSKGQKVAMVGDGINDAPALATADVGIAMGDGTDIALDTADLILMRSDLTLLPEAFRLAKKTLAVIRQNLFWAFFYNLAALPVAVAGLLHPILSALAMVVSSLCVAGNSLRLKEQ
- a CDS encoding sulfite exporter TauE/SafE family protein, which gives rise to MNTGYLLALSTGLLGGFGHCIGMCGPLVGAFAFRREEGGGTGSGGFIPQLLYHGGRLATYAGVGALMGLTGSFLNVAGKLTGLQNAVDLFAGLFVLFMGVGILRGSGLYRWFEKKNQYILAAAGKTATRSFLLRFFFLGALFGLLPCGLSYSMFMAAAATGNPVSGAFIMFAFGAGTLPSLLVFGVLVGHVGQRLRGWAYRAGGVMVILMGILFLWRGFHVSPCM